GCCATCGGAACGATGTTGCGCGGCAGGATGACATGCCGGCGGTTGTGCTGGATGGCCTCGGCGATGGCCTCGGAAACCGCCACCGGGTCCAGGGATTCGCGCGGGATCATCCGCCAGCGGATCGACCGTTCGATGGTGCGCCGGGCCGGGCCGAACGCGCGGATGTGGTCGATCATGTCGGTCTTGACCTCACCGATCTGCACCAGCGTGGTGCCGACCGGCTTGCCCCGCAACTCACCCCGGATACCCGCGGTGAAATGACTCAGGCCGGCCTTCGACGTGCCGTACAGCGTCAGTCCGGGGCCCTGCGAGATGGCGCCCATCGACGACACGTTGACGATGTGGCCACGCCCGCGCTGCACCATGCGCGGCATCGCCTGACGGCAGATCTCCATCGGCGCTGCGAGGTTGACCTGCAGCAGGTCACGGATCTGCTCGGGGCTGACCTGGTGGAACCGGCCGACATGGTCGATGCCCGCGTTGTTGATCACGATGTCCACCGGCCCGTCGGCCTCGACGCGGTCGATGAGGCCCTCCACCGCCGCCGGGTCACCCAGGTCGGTCGGGTAGGCCTTGCCGTCCAGTTCCTTGGCCAGCAGCTCGAGCGCATCGGCGTTACGGGCCACCAGAGCGACGTCGACGCCGCGGGCGGCCAGCACCTCGGCGATGCTCTTGCCGAGGCCGCGGCTGGCGCCGGTGACCAGGGCGCGGGTGTTTCTCAGCTCCATGGGATGCCTTTCAGAAGTTCGGAAAGTGTTGTGGTCGGTCAGTTCTCGTGGTTCACGGCGTCGCGGATGACGGCGCACACGTCTTCGGTGGCCTCCGCCGCGGCTGGGAGATGGTCGGCGAGGTTG
The genomic region above belongs to Mycolicibacterium sp. HK-90 and contains:
- a CDS encoding SDR family oxidoreductase, with product MELRNTRALVTGASRGLGKSIAEVLAARGVDVALVARNADALELLAKELDGKAYPTDLGDPAAVEGLIDRVEADGPVDIVINNAGIDHVGRFHQVSPEQIRDLLQVNLAAPMEICRQAMPRMVQRGRGHIVNVSSMGAISQGPGLTLYGTSKAGLSHFTAGIRGELRGKPVGTTLVQIGEVKTDMIDHIRAFGPARRTIERSIRWRMIPRESLDPVAVSEAIAEAIQHNRRHVILPRNIVPMAKLTEFPRRVSELMLTGIDQDND